Proteins encoded by one window of Marinobacter bohaiensis:
- the rplD gene encoding 50S ribosomal protein L4, with protein MELKITGSSEGVSVSDAAFAKDFNESLVHQVVTAYLAGGRQGTRAQKTRSEVSGGGKKPWRQKGTGRARAGTIRSPIWRTGGVTFAAKPQDHAQKVNRKMYRAALRSIFSELVRQERLVIVDDVTVESPKTKAFSAKLKDLGVSNALILAETVEQNLHLASRNIPHVDVRDVAGLDPVSLVAHENVVVTVPALKKIEEMLG; from the coding sequence ATGGAACTGAAAATTACTGGTAGCAGCGAAGGCGTTTCCGTTTCTGACGCTGCTTTCGCAAAAGATTTCAACGAGTCGCTGGTGCATCAGGTTGTTACAGCTTACCTGGCTGGCGGTCGTCAGGGCACTCGTGCCCAGAAGACACGCTCGGAAGTGAGCGGTGGCGGCAAGAAGCCCTGGCGTCAAAAGGGTACCGGTCGTGCCCGTGCGGGTACTATCCGTAGCCCTATCTGGCGTACCGGTGGCGTGACTTTCGCAGCCAAGCCGCAGGATCACGCACAGAAGGTCAATCGTAAGATGTACCGTGCCGCGCTGCGCTCTATCTTTTCAGAGCTGGTGCGTCAGGAACGTCTGGTTATCGTTGACGACGTCACCGTAGAGTCCCCCAAGACCAAGGCGTTCAGCGCCAAGCTGAAGGACCTGGGCGTCTCCAATGCGCTGATCCTGGCTGAGACCGTCGAGCAGAACCTGCACCTGGCTTCTCGCAACATTCCGCACGTTGATGTGCGCGACGTTGCTGGCCTGGATCCGGTGAGCCTGGTCGCTCATGAGAACGTTGTGGTTACCGTGCCGGCTCTGAAGAAGATTGAGGAGATGCTGGGATGA
- the tuf gene encoding elongation factor Tu, which translates to MSKEKFERSKPHVNVGTIGHVDHGKTTLTAALTRVCHEVWGTGSASAFDQIDNAPEEKARGITIATSHVEYDSPTRHYAHVDCPGHADYVKNMITGAAQMDGAILVCSAADGPMPQTREHILLSRQVGVPFIVVFLNKADMVDDEELLELVEMEVRDLLSQYDFPGDDTPIVTGSALMALEGKDDNEMGTTAVKKLVEALDEYIPEPERAIDQPFLMPIEDVFSISGRGTVVTGRVERGVIKVGDEVEIVGIRDTTKTTCTGVEMFRKLLDEGRAGENVGVLLRGTKRDDVERGQVLAVPGSITPHTKFESEVYVLSKEEGGRHTPFFKGYRPQFYFRTTDVTGSCELPEGVEMVMPGDNVKLVATLIAPIAMEEGLRFAIREGGRTVGAGVVAKIIE; encoded by the coding sequence GTGTCTAAAGAAAAATTTGAGCGTAGTAAACCGCACGTGAACGTGGGCACCATTGGTCACGTTGACCATGGTAAGACCACGCTGACAGCCGCTCTGACTCGTGTGTGTCACGAAGTATGGGGTACCGGTTCTGCAAGTGCTTTCGACCAGATCGATAACGCACCGGAAGAGAAGGCGCGTGGTATCACCATCGCGACCTCTCACGTTGAGTACGATTCCCCGACGCGTCACTACGCACACGTTGACTGCCCGGGCCACGCCGACTACGTGAAGAACATGATCACCGGTGCGGCGCAGATGGACGGCGCTATCCTGGTTTGCTCCGCAGCTGACGGCCCCATGCCGCAGACTCGCGAGCACATCCTGCTGTCTCGTCAGGTGGGCGTTCCGTTCATCGTTGTGTTCCTGAACAAGGCGGACATGGTCGATGACGAAGAGCTGCTGGAGCTGGTCGAGATGGAAGTTCGTGACCTGCTGAGCCAGTACGACTTCCCGGGCGACGACACTCCGATCGTCACCGGTTCCGCGCTGATGGCGCTGGAAGGCAAGGATGACAACGAAATGGGTACTACCGCTGTCAAGAAGCTGGTAGAAGCCTTGGACGAGTACATCCCTGAGCCGGAGCGTGCGATCGATCAGCCGTTCCTGATGCCGATCGAGGACGTCTTCTCCATCTCCGGTCGGGGTACTGTTGTGACCGGTCGTGTTGAGCGTGGCGTGATCAAGGTTGGTGACGAAGTGGAAATCGTGGGTATTCGCGACACCACCAAGACCACCTGTACCGGCGTTGAGATGTTCCGCAAGCTGCTCGACGAAGGTCGTGCCGGCGAGAACGTTGGTGTTCTGCTGCGTGGTACCAAGCGTGACGACGTTGAGCGTGGTCAGGTTCTGGCGGTACCGGGTTCCATTACCCCGCACACCAAGTTCGAGTCAGAAGTTTACGTTCTGAGCAAGGAAGAGGGTGGTCGTCACACCCCGTTCTTCAAAGGCTACCGTCCGCAGTTCTACTTCCGTACGACTGACGTGACCGGTTCCTGCGAACTGCCGGAAGGTGTAGAGATGGTTATGCCGGGTGACAACGTCAAGCTGGTTGCCACTCTGATTGCTCCGATCGCCATGGAAGAAGGTCTGCGCTTCGCGATTCGTGAAGGCGGCCGTACCGTTGGCGCCGGTGTTGTAGCCAAGATCATCGAGTGA
- the fusA gene encoding elongation factor G — MARKTPIKRYRNIGICAHVDAGKTTTTERVLFYTGISHKIGEVHDGAATMDWMEQEQERGITITSAATTCFWRGMDQQYDEHRINIIDTPGHVDFTIEVERSLRVLDGAVVVFCGSSGVEPQSETVWRQANKYEVPRMVFVNKMDRAGANFLRVVDQIKNRLGANAVPIQLPIGAEDQFEGLVDLIRNKAIYWNEADAGATYEEKDVPAEMADEVAMYREQMVEAAAEANEELMEKYLEEGELSIDDIKKGLRLRTIANEIVVATCGSAFKNKGVQAVLDSVIEFLPAPDEVKAIRGEIDDEGTEDTRPANDDAPFSALAFKIATDPFVGTLTFFRVYSGKLESGNAVYNSVKQKKERVGRMVQMHSKERKEIKEVLAGDIAAAIGLKSVTTGDTLCDENSKIVLERMEFPEPVISVAVEPKSKADQEKMSVALGKLAQEDPSFRVRTDEESGQTIISGMGELHLDIIVDRMRREFKVEANIGKPQVAYRECIRKAVDVEGKFVRQSGGRGQYGHVHVKFEPMPLDEEDGDNFVFVNEIVGGVVPKEYIPAVSQGIEEQMQNGIIAGYPLLRIKATLHDGSYHDVDSNEMAFKIAGSMALKKAAEQASPALLEPMMKVEVVTPEDYMGDVVGDLNRRRGLVQGMEDGPSGKVIRAEVPLSEMFGYATDLRSATQGRASYAMEFSRYAEAPSNIAEAIINKG; from the coding sequence GTGGCACGCAAGACCCCAATTAAGCGCTATCGTAATATCGGGATTTGTGCGCACGTTGATGCGGGCAAAACCACGACCACCGAGCGCGTTCTGTTCTACACCGGTATCTCCCATAAGATCGGTGAGGTGCATGACGGTGCGGCGACCATGGACTGGATGGAGCAGGAGCAGGAGCGTGGTATCACCATCACCTCTGCTGCCACCACCTGTTTCTGGCGCGGTATGGACCAGCAGTACGATGAGCATCGCATCAACATCATCGATACCCCGGGACACGTTGACTTTACCATCGAGGTAGAGCGTTCCCTGCGGGTGCTGGATGGCGCTGTTGTCGTATTCTGCGGCTCTTCCGGTGTTGAGCCCCAGTCCGAAACCGTTTGGCGTCAGGCCAACAAGTACGAAGTTCCGCGCATGGTGTTCGTCAACAAGATGGACCGTGCCGGCGCGAACTTCCTGCGCGTTGTTGACCAGATCAAGAACCGTCTCGGAGCGAATGCGGTTCCCATTCAGCTGCCGATTGGCGCTGAAGACCAGTTCGAAGGCCTGGTTGACCTGATCCGTAACAAGGCCATCTACTGGAACGAAGCCGATGCCGGCGCGACCTATGAAGAGAAGGACGTGCCTGCGGAAATGGCGGACGAAGTCGCCATGTACCGCGAGCAGATGGTTGAAGCGGCTGCCGAGGCCAACGAAGAGTTGATGGAGAAGTACCTGGAAGAGGGTGAGCTGTCCATCGACGATATCAAGAAGGGTCTGCGCCTGCGCACGATTGCCAACGAGATCGTTGTGGCAACCTGTGGTTCTGCATTCAAGAACAAGGGCGTTCAGGCTGTTCTGGACTCTGTCATCGAATTCCTGCCGGCGCCGGACGAAGTCAAGGCGATCCGCGGTGAAATCGACGATGAGGGTACCGAAGACACGCGTCCGGCTAACGACGACGCGCCGTTCTCCGCTCTGGCCTTCAAGATCGCGACGGACCCGTTCGTGGGCACTCTGACGTTCTTCCGGGTTTACTCCGGTAAGCTGGAAAGCGGTAACGCGGTCTACAACTCGGTCAAGCAGAAGAAAGAGCGTGTTGGCCGTATGGTGCAGATGCACTCCAAAGAGCGTAAGGAAATCAAGGAAGTTCTCGCGGGCGATATTGCTGCGGCTATCGGCCTGAAGAGTGTGACCACGGGTGACACTCTGTGCGACGAGAACTCCAAGATTGTTCTGGAGCGCATGGAGTTCCCGGAGCCGGTTATCTCCGTGGCCGTTGAGCCCAAGTCCAAGGCGGATCAGGAAAAGATGAGCGTCGCGCTGGGCAAGCTGGCCCAGGAAGACCCTTCTTTCCGTGTTCGCACAGACGAGGAATCCGGTCAGACCATCATCTCCGGCATGGGTGAGCTGCACCTGGACATCATCGTCGACCGCATGCGTCGCGAGTTCAAAGTGGAAGCGAATATCGGTAAGCCTCAGGTGGCGTACCGTGAGTGCATCCGTAAGGCTGTTGACGTCGAAGGCAAGTTCGTGCGTCAGTCCGGTGGTCGTGGTCAGTACGGGCACGTCCATGTGAAGTTTGAGCCGATGCCGTTGGACGAAGAAGACGGGGATAACTTCGTTTTCGTCAACGAAATCGTTGGGGGTGTGGTTCCCAAGGAATACATTCCGGCGGTTTCCCAGGGCATTGAAGAGCAGATGCAGAACGGTATTATCGCTGGCTATCCGCTGCTGCGGATCAAGGCGACTCTGCATGACGGCTCTTACCACGATGTCGACTCGAACGAGATGGCGTTCAAGATCGCCGGTTCCATGGCGCTGAAAAAGGCCGCGGAACAGGCTAGTCCGGCGCTGCTCGAGCCGATGATGAAGGTTGAAGTCGTTACCCCGGAAGACTACATGGGTGATGTCGTTGGTGACCTGAACCGTCGTCGTGGTCTCGTTCAGGGTATGGAAGACGGCCCGTCGGGCAAGGTCATCCGTGCCGAGGTTCCGTTGTCGGAGATGTTCGGTTACGCCACCGATCTGCGTTCTGCCACGCAGGGTCGTGCGTCCTACGCGATGGAGTTCTCGCGCTACGCAGAAGCTCCTTCGAACATTGCCGAAGCGATCATCAACAAGGGTTGA
- the rplW gene encoding 50S ribosomal protein L23: MNQERIYKVLLGPHVSEKASLVAENNQVVFRVAADATKPEVKRAVEQLFNVKVEGVQILNRKGKLKRTVRGFGKRDDLRKAYVRLAEGQEIDFVDVE; this comes from the coding sequence ATGAATCAGGAACGTATTTATAAGGTCCTGCTGGGGCCGCATGTTTCCGAGAAGGCCTCCTTGGTCGCCGAAAACAACCAGGTTGTATTTCGAGTCGCGGCTGACGCTACCAAGCCGGAGGTTAAACGCGCTGTTGAGCAACTGTTCAACGTCAAAGTCGAAGGTGTTCAGATCCTGAACCGCAAGGGCAAGTTGAAGCGCACTGTGCGTGGTTTCGGTAAGCGCGATGATCTTCGCAAAGCTTACGTTCGTCTTGCGGAAGGTCAGGAAATCGACTTTGTGGATGTGGAATAA
- the rpsJ gene encoding 30S ribosomal protein S10: MQSQKIRIRLKAFDYRLIDQSTQEIVDTAKRTGAQVRGPIPLPTRKEKYTVLISPHVNKDARDQYEIRTHKRLLDIVEPTEKTVDALMKLDLAAGVDVQISLG, encoded by the coding sequence ATGCAAAGCCAAAAAATCAGAATCCGGTTGAAGGCGTTTGATTATCGCCTGATCGACCAGTCCACGCAGGAGATCGTCGATACCGCCAAGCGGACCGGCGCCCAGGTGCGTGGCCCAATTCCTCTGCCGACGCGCAAGGAAAAGTACACCGTATTGATCTCTCCGCACGTCAATAAAGACGCGCGCGATCAGTATGAAATTCGCACGCATAAACGTCTGCTCGACATCGTTGAGCCGACGGAGAAGACAGTCGATGCATTGATGAAGCTTGATCTGGCAGCAGGTGTAGACGTTCAGATCAGCCTCGGCTAA
- the rpsG gene encoding 30S ribosomal protein S7, translating to MPRRRVAAKREIIPDPKFGSQRLAKFINHVMESGKKAVAERIVYGALDIVADKSKEEPIEMFEKALENIQPMVEVKSRRVGGATYQVPVEVRPSRQNALAMRWLVEFSRKRGEKSMAQRLAGEILDAADSKGAAVKKREDVHRMAEANKAFSHFRF from the coding sequence ATGCCTAGAAGAAGAGTTGCAGCAAAACGGGAAATCATTCCTGATCCTAAGTTTGGCAGCCAGCGTCTGGCCAAATTCATCAACCACGTTATGGAAAGCGGCAAGAAAGCCGTAGCCGAGCGCATTGTTTATGGCGCGCTCGATATCGTGGCTGACAAGTCCAAAGAAGAGCCGATCGAGATGTTCGAAAAAGCTCTGGAAAACATCCAGCCGATGGTCGAGGTTAAGTCTCGCCGGGTTGGGGGTGCGACCTACCAGGTACCGGTAGAGGTTCGTCCTTCCCGTCAGAATGCTCTGGCAATGCGGTGGCTGGTTGAGTTCTCGCGCAAGCGTGGCGAAAAATCCATGGCCCAGCGTCTGGCCGGCGAAATTCTGGATGCTGCCGACAGCAAAGGTGCGGCAGTTAAGAAGCGCGAAGACGTTCATCGCATGGCAGAAGCCAACAAGGCGTTCTCTCACTTCCGTTTCTAA
- the rplC gene encoding 50S ribosomal protein L3 yields MAIGVVGRKAGMTRIFADDGRATPVTVIEVEPNRITQLKTLESDGYRAVQVTVGERRASRVTKSESGHFAKAGVEAGRGLWEFRLADGEGEDLQAGGELVVSAFEAGQMVDATATSKGKGFAGTVKRWNFSTQDATHGNSLSHRAPGSIGQNQSPGKVFKGKKMAGQMGNERVTTQNLEVVRVDAERNLLLVKGAVPGATGSDVVIKPAVKA; encoded by the coding sequence ATGGCAATTGGTGTGGTCGGCCGCAAGGCCGGTATGACCCGTATTTTTGCGGATGACGGGCGCGCAACGCCCGTAACAGTGATCGAGGTTGAACCCAACCGCATCACTCAACTCAAGACACTCGAATCTGACGGCTATCGCGCAGTCCAGGTGACTGTTGGCGAGCGTCGCGCTTCCCGTGTAACCAAGAGCGAATCCGGTCACTTTGCCAAGGCGGGTGTTGAAGCCGGTCGCGGGCTGTGGGAATTCCGTCTCGCCGATGGCGAAGGCGAAGATCTGCAGGCTGGTGGCGAGCTCGTGGTTTCCGCGTTTGAAGCCGGTCAGATGGTCGACGCTACTGCGACTTCCAAGGGTAAAGGCTTTGCCGGTACCGTTAAGCGCTGGAACTTCTCCACGCAAGACGCGACTCACGGTAACTCCCTGTCGCATCGCGCCCCTGGTTCGATCGGTCAGAACCAGTCTCCGGGTAAAGTTTTTAAAGGCAAGAAGATGGCTGGGCAGATGGGTAATGAGCGGGTGACCACTCAGAACCTGGAAGTGGTCCGCGTCGATGCTGAGCGCAACCTGCTGCTCGTCAAGGGCGCCGTTCCGGGCGCGACTGGCAGCGACGTTGTCATCAAGCCTGCAGTTAAAGCCTGA
- the rpsL gene encoding 30S ribosomal protein S12, which translates to MATINQLVRKPRKRKVAKSDVPALQSCPQRRGVCTRVYTTTPKKPNSALRKVCRVRLTNGYEVSSYIGGEGHNLQEHSVVLIRGGRVKDLPGVRYHTVRGTLDTQGVQNRKQGRSKYGTKRPKS; encoded by the coding sequence ATGGCAACGATTAATCAGTTGGTACGTAAGCCTCGTAAACGCAAAGTGGCGAAAAGCGACGTGCCGGCGCTTCAGAGCTGCCCGCAGCGTCGGGGTGTATGTACTCGTGTATACACCACCACGCCGAAGAAGCCGAACTCAGCACTGCGTAAAGTGTGCCGTGTTCGTCTGACCAACGGTTACGAGGTGTCTTCCTACATCGGTGGTGAAGGCCACAACCTGCAGGAGCACAGTGTTGTGCTGATCCGCGGCGGTCGTGTAAAGGACTTGCCGGGTGTTCGCTATCACACTGTTCGCGGTACTTTGGACACCCAGGGTGTTCAGAACCGTAAGCAGGGCCGTTCCAAGTACGGTACAAAACGACCCAAGTCCTGA